CGCCCCGGCCCGGGCGGCCTCCAGGCGCAGGCGGTTATCCACCCGGTCCCACACGGTGGACAGCCCGGGCTGCCAGGCGCCCACAGCAACGATTGCGGCATCCAGGGTGTTGGCCTGCGCGAGGGTCTCGCCAATCTCGGGCTGCCGGCGCAGGCTCTGCGCGGTCGCGGCGTTTTCCACCACCAGCGGCGCCCAAAGCGGCCAGGTTTCCACGCCGTCCAGCCTGCCCAGAGATTGAATAAGTTCCAGTGAATTGCCGCTGCCGGGAACCGGCAGTGCACCTGCCAGCTGGACGATTTCGCAGGGCGGCAGGTCCGTCACATATCCGGCCGCGAGGTCCAGGGTCCGGGACCATGACACTCCCAGGGTGGCGCCGTCGAACGCCGCCGCCATCAACTCCTCGGCCGCGCTTCTGGCCATGGCCTCCCGGGTGCTGCGGTCATCAGCGCCCGTCGGCGAGATGCGGACGCGTTCCACGCCGAGCTCAACCGCCAGCTGCTGCGGATCCACGCCCGCGACGGAGGCGGGGAAACGGATGTCAATGCGCACAATGCCCAGCGCGCGTGCTTCTTCCAGATAACGGGCGACCTGAAATCGGGAAATGCCGAACCGGCGGGCAATATCAACCTTCGAATGGTTGTGAAGGTAATAGTCGCGGCCAATCCTGGCCAGCAATTCCTCATGGGACGCATCTGTACCGGTAATGATTCGACCCCGCCTGTCTTCGAAAGATCGCAACCTATTGCTCATTCGAGTCTATCTGTTTAGAGTTCCCTGCAAATGAGCAGAATGCAATTCTCAGATGAGCAAAGGTGACGCATGAGAGCAGAACGCAGCACGCTCGGTGGCCGCAGGCGGAGTTCCGGAAGGAGCACGGCAGCGGGCGCTGCGGCTCTGGCGCTCATACTGGCAGGATGCGGCAGCGACTCCGCCGACGGCCCCGAGGAGATTGTGGTGGCCATCGTGTCCAACCCGCAGATGACTGACGCCATCTCCCTCGAAGACGAATTTCGTGCCCAATATCCGGATGTGGACCCCCAATTTGTTTCCCTCCCGGAAAACGAGGCCCGTGCCAAGATCACGGCGTCGGTGGCCACCGGCGGCGGGGAGTTCGACGTCGTCATGATTTCCAACTATGAGACGCCCATGTGGGCGGAGAATGGCTGGATTACCAATCTGCAGGAGTATGCAGACAACACTCCCGGCTACGACCCGGACGATTTCATTCCGAATATTCGCGAGTCCCTCAGCTACGAAGGCGACATGTACTCCGTTCCCTTCTACGGGGAATCCTCTTTTCTCGCCTACCGTGAGGATCTGTTCGAGGAAGCCGGCCTGGTCATGCCGCCCAAACCCACCTGGGCGGACATCAGCGCGTTCGCTGAGCGGCTCCATGACCCGGACAACGGCTTTTCCGGCATTTGCCTGCGCGGGCTGGCCGGCTGGGGCGAGGTCATGGCACCCCTGACCACCATGATGAATACCTACGGCGGAGGCTGGTTCGACCAGGACTGGAACGCGACCCTGGATTCACCCGAGGTGGAGGCCGCCGTTACTGACTACGTGAATCTGGTCCGTAACTCGGGACAGCCGGGTGCGGCCACGTCCGGCTTTGGTGATTGCCTGACCCAGTACAGCCAGGGCAATGCGGCAATGTGGTACGACGCCACCTCCATGGTCTCCACCGTGGAAGACCCTGCCTCGTCCCTGGTGGTGGGGAAGACCGGATACGCCCAGGCCCCCGTGCAGGAAACCGACTCCTCGGGCTGGTTGTACAGCTGGTCCCTGGCCATTCCCGCCACCAGCGAAAAGAAGGATGCTGCCTGGGACTTTGTTTCCTGGATGACCAACAAGGACTACATCCAGCTGGTGGGGGACAAGATCAGCTGGGAGCGCGTCCCGCCCGGCAGCCGGCTGTCGACTTATGAGATTCCCGAATTCGCAGACGTCGCCCGGGCCTATGCGGAACCCACGCTGACGGCCATGGCCGGGGCCTCGCAGGAGACCAGCATGACCGGTTCAGTGCCGTATCCGGGATTGCAGTTTGTGGGCATCCCGGAGTTCCAGGACCTCGGCACCCGCGTTGCCCAACAGATCTCCGCCGCGATCGCCGGACAGAAGACAGTGCCCGAAGCGCTTGAACAATCACAGCGCTATGCCGAAACCGTTGCGGAAAGCTACCAGTCAGGAGAGAACAAATGAGCGCCCTGGTAGACAAGCACCACGCCAAAGTCCGGAGGGAGGCGGAGCAGCGCCAGACCCGCGGCATGTCCAGGGCCGAAGGGTGGCGGCGCCGCGGACCGCTCCTGCCGGCGCTGATCTTCACCCTGGTGGTGACGCAGGTTCCGTTCCTCTTCACCATTTGGTACTCGCTGCAGAACTGGAACCTGCTCAATCCCGAGGGCGACCGCTTTGTGGGGCTCTCCAACTACATCGAAATCTTCGCCGACTCCACGTTCCGCCAGGCCGCGTTGAATTCCGTGATCTTCACCCTGGGCTGCGTGTTCTTCGCGATGCTTCTGGGCATTGTGTTCGCCATCCTCCTGGACCGTTCCTTTGCCGGCCGCGGGGTGGTCCGGACCCTGCTGATCACCCCCTTCCTGATCATGCCGGTGGCCGGTTCCCTGCTGTGGTCCGTATCCATCCTGAACCCCAGCTACGGACTGCTGAACTGGCTGATCGGACTGGTGGGGATCTCCCCGGTGGACTGGACCTCAGCGCATCCGATCGCTTCCATCCTCATGTCCCTGGTCTGGCAATGGACACCGTTCATGATGCTGCTGGTCCTTGCCGGTCTTCAGTCGCAGCCCAAGGACGTGCTGGAAGCTGCGCAGGTTGACGGTGCCGGGTGGTGGCGGACGTTCATTTCGGTCACTCTTCCGCAGCTGCGCCGGTACATCGAGCTGGGTGTCCTGCTCGGGGCCATCTACGTGGTGAACACCTTCGACCAGATCTATCTGATGACTGCCGGCGGTCCCGGGACCGCCAGTGCCAACCTCCCGTTCTACATCTACCAGCGGGCGTTCCTGGGCTTCGATATCGGCCAGGCGGCTGCCATGGGCGTGGTGGTGGTCATCGCGACCATTGTCATTGCCACCTTTGCCCTCCGCCTGATCTTCCGCAGCTTCGACGTAAAGGATTAGCCGTGAGCACACAAACTGAACCGGCACCGTCCCAAGGCGCCCCTTCCACGTCCGGCTCCTCCCCCGCACGGCAGCGGAAGGGCAAACCCCGTACGGGAGCTTCCCTCCTGACCGCGCTGACCTGGATCCTGGCGATCGGCTTTTTCTCACCCGTGCTGTGGATGGTCCTGACCTCTTTCAAACAGGAATCAGCCGCCGCATCCAATCCACCCACCTTCTTCTTCGCCCCCACGCTGGATCAGTACCGCGCAGTGCTCGACGCCGGGGCCGGCAGCTACTTCGTCAACTCCATGATCGCCACGGGCATTTCCACCCTGCTGGTGGTGATCATGGCGGTTCCGGCGTCCTATGCGCTGAGCATCCGCCCGGTGAAGAAGACCTCCGACGTGCTGTTCTTTTTCATCTCCACACGGATGCTCCCGGTGGTGGCGGTCATCATGCCGATCTATGTGATTGCCGGGCAGCTGAAGGTGCTGGACAACATCTGGACCCTGGTGGTCCTGTACACCTCCATGAACCTGCCGATTGCGGTGTGGATGATGCGCTCTTTCTTTCAGGAAGTGCCTGCCGAAGTGCTCGAGGCCGCCCAAATGGACGGCGCTGGACTGATGAAGACCCTGTGGCGGGTGCTCATGCCCATGGTTGCGCCGGGACTTGCGGCCACCGCCCTGATCTGCGTGATCTTTGCGTGGAACGAGTTCTTCTTCGCCCTGAACCTCACGGCGGCCAAGTCCGCCACGGTGCCGGTCTTCCTGGTGTCCCAGATGACCAGCGAAGGCCTGTACCTGGCCCAGCTCTCCGCCGCCTCTGTCCTTGCCTCCCTGCCGGTGGTGATTGCCGGCTGGGTGGCCCAGAAGCAGCTGGTGCGCGGGTTGTCTATGGGTGCCGTGAAGTAGGAGGAACCGCTCAGGCGTTTGCAGCGGCTTCTTTGATGTCATCCTCCTCGATGCCCAGCATTTCCAGCTTTCCGCTCTTGCGGTCCGCCAGGTATTGCTTCATTTCCCGTTTGATGACCGGAAGCAGGAGGTAGACGCCCAGCAGGTTCACAAAGGCGCAGACAAACAGTGCTGCGTCGGTGAATTCGATGACCTGACTGAAGGACAGCACGCAGCCGGCAACGGTGAAGGTCAGGAAGATGACCTTGTACGTGATTTCCCGGCGGCGGCCGCGGCCGAAGAGGTATTCCCAGGCCTTCAGCCCGTAGTAGGACCAGGTGATGAGGGTGGAGTAGGCAAAGAGCGCGACGGCGATGGACAGCACAACGGGGAACCACGGCAGGACGGTGGCAAAGGCATCCGAGGTGAGGATCACGCCGTCGGGCGGGCCTTCTCCGCCCTGGACCTGGTCGATGCCGGCCTGCAGGCTGGGGGTGCCGGCCATAATGATCGCGAGGGCGGTCATGGTGCAGATGAGGACGGTGTCCACGAGCGGTTCGAAGAGCGCCACGAAGCCTTCACTGACCGGCCGGCGGGTCTTGACCGCCGAATGGGCGATGGCAGCGGATCCCACGCCGGCCTCGTTGGAGAAGGAGGCACGCTGGAAGCCAACAATCATGACCCCGATGATGCCGCCGGCGAAACCTTCGGGCTTGAAGGCACCGTCAATGATGGCGCCGAAGGCGGCCGGCACATTCT
This genomic interval from Arthrobacter sunyaminii contains the following:
- a CDS encoding sugar-binding transcriptional regulator encodes the protein MSNRLRSFEDRRGRIITGTDASHEELLARIGRDYYLHNHSKVDIARRFGISRFQVARYLEEARALGIVRIDIRFPASVAGVDPQQLAVELGVERVRISPTGADDRSTREAMARSAAEELMAAAFDGATLGVSWSRTLDLAAGYVTDLPPCEIVQLAGALPVPGSGNSLELIQSLGRLDGVETWPLWAPLVVENAATAQSLRRQPEIGETLAQANTLDAAIVAVGAWQPGLSTVWDRVDNRLRLEAARAGAVAECSGRLLDAAGHPVVSELDERVLAVTIAQLQHTPRVVAVARGAARVEAVRAVLAAGFVTTLLVDEELAAALSGGAPA
- a CDS encoding ABC transporter substrate-binding protein — protein: MRAERSTLGGRRRSSGRSTAAGAAALALILAGCGSDSADGPEEIVVAIVSNPQMTDAISLEDEFRAQYPDVDPQFVSLPENEARAKITASVATGGGEFDVVMISNYETPMWAENGWITNLQEYADNTPGYDPDDFIPNIRESLSYEGDMYSVPFYGESSFLAYREDLFEEAGLVMPPKPTWADISAFAERLHDPDNGFSGICLRGLAGWGEVMAPLTTMMNTYGGGWFDQDWNATLDSPEVEAAVTDYVNLVRNSGQPGAATSGFGDCLTQYSQGNAAMWYDATSMVSTVEDPASSLVVGKTGYAQAPVQETDSSGWLYSWSLAIPATSEKKDAAWDFVSWMTNKDYIQLVGDKISWERVPPGSRLSTYEIPEFADVARAYAEPTLTAMAGASQETSMTGSVPYPGLQFVGIPEFQDLGTRVAQQISAAIAGQKTVPEALEQSQRYAETVAESYQSGENK
- a CDS encoding carbohydrate ABC transporter permease: MSRAEGWRRRGPLLPALIFTLVVTQVPFLFTIWYSLQNWNLLNPEGDRFVGLSNYIEIFADSTFRQAALNSVIFTLGCVFFAMLLGIVFAILLDRSFAGRGVVRTLLITPFLIMPVAGSLLWSVSILNPSYGLLNWLIGLVGISPVDWTSAHPIASILMSLVWQWTPFMMLLVLAGLQSQPKDVLEAAQVDGAGWWRTFISVTLPQLRRYIELGVLLGAIYVVNTFDQIYLMTAGGPGTASANLPFYIYQRAFLGFDIGQAAAMGVVVVIATIVIATFALRLIFRSFDVKD
- a CDS encoding carbohydrate ABC transporter permease, with the translated sequence MSTQTEPAPSQGAPSTSGSSPARQRKGKPRTGASLLTALTWILAIGFFSPVLWMVLTSFKQESAAASNPPTFFFAPTLDQYRAVLDAGAGSYFVNSMIATGISTLLVVIMAVPASYALSIRPVKKTSDVLFFFISTRMLPVVAVIMPIYVIAGQLKVLDNIWTLVVLYTSMNLPIAVWMMRSFFQEVPAEVLEAAQMDGAGLMKTLWRVLMPMVAPGLAATALICVIFAWNEFFFALNLTAAKSATVPVFLVSQMTSEGLYLAQLSAASVLASLPVVIAGWVAQKQLVRGLSMGAVK